A genomic window from Archocentrus centrarchus isolate MPI-CPG fArcCen1 unplaced genomic scaffold, fArcCen1 scaffold_38_ctg1, whole genome shotgun sequence includes:
- the LOC115776853 gene encoding corepressor interacting with RBPJ 1-like: MPLRRRYNTANQVHPSVSADGSAGSAQVEQLDNVEGKGETPGTPSTLAPTATAIIQQLRDKITVLEDERNFLREQLKKALDNIPTTSAKRHHSPSSSSSSDSSASDSESSSSPSDGKKSKKAKKKKKKKVSQFGKRMKHPEDVKHRYMFVLKTFKKTHSLN, from the exons ATGCCTTTAAGAAGAAGGTACAACACAGCCAACCAGGTACATCCATCTGTGAGTGCTGATGGCAGTGCTGGATCTGCACAGGTGGAACAACTTGACAATGTAGAGGGTAAAGGAGAAA CACCAGGAACTCCATCTACGTTGGCTCCAACTGCTACAGCAATAATTCAGCAGCTAAGAGACAAAATTACTGTCCTTGAAGATGAAAGAAATTTCCTcagagaacagctgaaaaaagcacTGGATAACATCCCTACTACTTCAG CAAAACGACATCATTCCCCCTCAAGTTCCAGTTCCTCAGATTCATCAGCCTCAGACTCTGAGTCGTCTTCTTCACCGAGTGACGGGAAAAAGAGCAAGaaggccaagaagaagaagaagaagaaagtgtcaCAGTTTGGCAAAAGAA TGAAACACCCAGAAGATGTCAAACACAGGTATATGTTTGTTCTTAAAACattcaagaaaacacacagcctgaactga
- the LOC115776852 gene encoding uncharacterized protein LOC115776852, whose protein sequence is MQKRTPNGQLVKEKMDLTFALRRKEVVESEPAVCEMVERWPALFTEDQVCMEFNRIVGKNLKQEFYESIDRHSPRLIEIFRSKRGNIGQMLTQLSQQTKTAEPTDIRTLVLRGLPVILGDNPTDFYKPAFDSDDDDSFCNIDIGILLVQPEGAVPSSSLHLSPASLKIVIEGEVVMDNIQDLPKAMCLLFGLAYAMHLSYPISMKFTFQFIQQIFLELGHVELKPKLQTLKNQLAM, encoded by the exons atgcagaagagaaCACCAAATGGACAGCTTGTGAAAGAGAAGATGGATCTGACATTTGCattgagaagaaaagaggtggtGGAGTCAGAACCTGCTGTATGTGAGATGGTGGAACGTTGGCCTGCTCTTTTCACAGAAGATCAG gTATGCATGGAGTTCAACAGGATTGTTGGCAAGAATCTCAAACAGGAATTCTATGAGAGCATTGATCGGCACAGTCCTCGTCTTATCGAGATTTTTCGATCCAAGAGAGGGAACATTGGCCAAATGTTGACACAGCTTTCCCAACAAACAAAG ACTGCAGAGCCAACTGATATTCGAacactggtgctcagaggactTCCTGTTATCCTTGGTGACAAccccacagacttctacaaaccagccttt GACTCAGATGACGATGACTCTTTCTGCAACATTGACATTGGGATCCTCCTCGTTCAACCTGAAGGTGCTGTGCCCTCATCCTCCCTGCATCTCAGTCCAGCCTCACTAAAAATTGTCATTGAGGGAGAAGTGGTGATGGACAACATTCAAGACCTGCCAAAAGCTATGTGTCTTCTCTTTGGACTTGCATATGCAATGCATCTCAGTTACCCCATTTCTATGAAGTTCACGTTCCAGTTCATCCAACAGATATTTCTTGAGCTGGGCCACGTTGAACTAAAACCAAAGTTACAAAcattgaaaaaccagcttgcgaTGTAA